Below is a window of Candidatus Schekmanbacteria bacterium DNA.
AATAACACAATATCACGCTTGAGCGTTTCTTTATTATTCATTCTAACTCCGCTTTTGGATTATTGATAGAATTTCGGTACCGTCTATTAAATAGGTATTATAACAGGATAAGAAATTTATAAAAAAGTATTTATTGAAAATAGGGCTTAGTCAATAAGTTGGACTGCAACCTTGCTACTTCGACCGCAAATCATCCTTTCTTCTATACTGCAAAGAGGAATTTTTCCCTGTTTTTGCAGTAGGAGGGAAGATGCCTCATCTAAAGATATGAATTTTATTCCCTCATTTTTAAGATTTGATAAAATTTCAATAAAGATACTTTTCCCCGGTTCAACACCTTCCAATTCAGGATGAATTGTCATTACACTAAAAGAGGATTCTCTTATTTTTTCAAGATAATATACCGGCAATTCTTTATCCTTCAAACCATTGAAGCCATAGATTTCGTCCATTGTAGGGAGAGTAGTTGGTATTTCCAATGTCTTCAACAGCTTTTCTCCTATTTTAATGAAGAAAGGAGTCTTCCCTCGAGTATCGCTATGATATTTAAGATTTAACTTATCCTCTGCTTCAAGACTTTTCTCTGTGGCACGCCATCCCGGAGAAGCAGACGATAAGGGCGACTCATCGAGAATTTCCTCATAGAGCTTTTTTGCTTTTATTAATTCTTCTTCTATTTCATCTTGACTCATTTCAGACAAGTTTTCATGCCATTTTACATGGTCGTAACCGTGTATGCCGCATTCGTGTCCTTCTTTTCTTATTAGTTTTAAGATTTCCTTATTTTCGAGAGAAATTATTGGCGCTTTTAAAAGGAAGCCATAGGAAAGAGTTTTTAGTGGAAATCTCTTTATACGGCGCGTCCTGAGAGTCATTTTGAAAAATTCTTTTCGAAAGATTCTTTTCAATGCTTTCCCTGAATTGTCAGGACCCATTGCAACAAAAAAGGTTCCTTTTATATTGAATTTTGAAAGAATTTTCAGGATGGAAGGCACATTTTCTTTAAGACCGAGACTTGTATCGACATCTATTTTTAAAGATAGAGTTGGTGAAGAAAAGAAATTAGAAATTATTTTCATTTGCAAAAAACCAGTCTATTGTTTTCTTGAGTCCTTCTTCAAGGGATACCTTTGGAGTGACATTCAATATGGTTTTCATTTTTGTAATATCAGGCACTCTTCGCCTGATATCTTCGTAGCTGTTGCCATAGACCGATTCTTGAGATACATATTCAATATCTAAATCCACACCGGACAATTTAATCATTAATTCTGCAAGCTCTTTGATAGTTGTTTCCCTGTCTGTTCCAATATTGAATATTTCACCATTTGCCTTTTCGTTTAATCCTGCCTCAACAGTTGCCTTTATGGCATCATCGACATAGGTGAAGCATCTTGTCTGCATTCCATCGCCTATTACTGTAAGATTCTTTTTTCTCAATATTTGACCCATAAATATGGTGATTATTCTACCAACATCAATTCGGTCGAGGCGTGGACCATAAACATTGAAATATCTTACTATTGTTACAGGAAGCCCCATAGAATGATAGGCAAAGCAAAAATGCTCTCCTGCCGCTTTCGATGTTGAATAGCACCATCTATCTATTCTCGTTGAGCCCAAAACTCTGTCATCATCTTCTTTAAAGGGGACTTTGGGGTTTCTACCATAGATTTCAGAGGTTGATGTAAATACAACTTTTTTCCCATATTTGTAAGCAATCCTCAAAACATTTTGAGTGCCATTGATATTTACATTCAAAACATTATATGGATTTTCTACATAGTGTTCTACTCCAACGACTGCAGCCATATGATATACTAAATCGCATTTTAATATTAATGCATCGAGGAGGTCTTCATTGAAAATGGAGTCCTTTATATAATGAAAATTTTTATTGTTGAGGTTGTGAGCAACCTTCAAGTCTTTTGCGAGGTCAAGGGCAAACACTTCGTGGCCTTCCTTCAAAAAATAATCTCCCAAATGTGAACCTAAAAAGCCACCTCCACCTGTAATCAATATTTTCACTTCTAATCTCCTTCCTGTTATTTTAATTCGAGTCCTTCATATTTTTTGAATTTTTTGAAAAGTCTTGCCTCTTTAAGAGTTTTCACATTTTCAAGTTGAACCTCTTTTAAGAGTAGATATCCATTGCCTGTTTTTACTAACATTCCTCTTTTTGGAAAAACTTTGACGATTGTTCCTGCTTTTAAATCATTTAATCTATTTTTTCTCTTTGATATTTGTGCCTTCCAAACATAGAGTTTTTCTCCATTTAGATAAGTAAAGGCACCGGGATAGGGATGTGTTACTGCTCGAATCAGATTGTAGATTGATTCTTTAGAGTTGTCCCATTCAATTTTTCCATCTTCAGGGTTTCTTCCTCCATAGTAGCTTGCCTTTTTTGTATCTTGTGGGATTCTTTTAATCTTCCCCTCAATAATTTTTGGATAAGTTTTTCGTATGAGTTCGGCAGCAGTTTTCTCCATTTTTCTAAACAATGTCAATGCAGTATCTTTAAATGAAATTGGAACTCTTTTTTGAGCTACGATATCTCCTGAATCCGCCTTTTTTTCCATATAATGTAGTGTAACACCTGTACTTTTCTCTCCATTTATGATTACCCAATTTACAGGGCATCTGCCCCTGTATTCGGGAAGATATGACCCATGGAGATTGAATGCTCCATAGGGAGGAATATCAAGGATGGATTGAGGTAGGAGATAGCGGTAATAAAATGAAAAAATGATATCAGGTTTCAGTCTTTTCAGTTTGTTGAAAAAAACTTTGCTTTTAATTTCCTTACTGCTTGGTGTGAATACAGGAATTCCTTTTTGTCGGGCTAACTTTTCGACTGATTTGAACCATATATTTTCATCTTTTGAATCTTTATGAGTAAAAATTGCAGCGATATTAGCTTTTTGTTTTAATAGTTCCTTTATACAAATATAGCCAATATTATGATATGCGAATATGACAAGTTTCATTTTTCTCTTTCCAACCTTTTGCCATTTCCAAAGATATCTGTGTGGGATATTACATAGCGAGGTTTACCTCTTACTTCGTAATAAATTCGCCCTACATATTCACCAATAAGCCCTATTAAGATTGTTTCTATACCTAAGAAGAGAAAAAGGAGAGAAACAATAATATGAATCATTTTAAATGTTTTGGAGGCAATGGCAAGAATGGTAATAATCGATGTAGAGACAAAACCAAAGATTGATATTAATATTCCAAGAAGAGTAATCAGCTGAAGAGGAAGGAGGGAGGAGTTTGTCAATATATCAAAGTTTAGTTTAAGGAGTGTCAGAGCATTATACTTTGAAGCTCCTCTTTCCCTTTCTCTGTGCACAACAGGAATTTCTGTTGGGTTTTTTGAATACCTGTATGCAAGAGCAGGAATAAAGAAACTTGAAAACTCATTTAGCTCTATGATTCTTCTAACAACATCCTTTCTATATGCTCTTAACATACAGCCGTAATCATTGAGTTTTATCCCTGTAATTTTGT
It encodes the following:
- a CDS encoding 4-deoxy-4-formamido-L-arabinose-phosphoundecaprenol deformylase, giving the protein MKIISNFFSSPTLSLKIDVDTSLGLKENVPSILKILSKFNIKGTFFVAMGPDNSGKALKRIFRKEFFKMTLRTRRIKRFPLKTLSYGFLLKAPIISLENKEILKLIRKEGHECGIHGYDHVKWHENLSEMSQDEIEEELIKAKKLYEEILDESPLSSASPGWRATEKSLEAEDKLNLKYHSDTRGKTPFFIKIGEKLLKTLEIPTTLPTMDEIYGFNGLKDKELPVYYLEKIRESSFSVMTIHPELEGVEPGKSIFIEILSNLKNEGIKFISLDEASSLLLQKQGKIPLCSIEERMICGRSSKVAVQLID
- a CDS encoding NAD-dependent epimerase/dehydratase family protein gives rise to the protein MKILITGGGGFLGSHLGDYFLKEGHEVFALDLAKDLKVAHNLNNKNFHYIKDSIFNEDLLDALILKCDLVYHMAAVVGVEHYVENPYNVLNVNINGTQNVLRIAYKYGKKVVFTSTSEIYGRNPKVPFKEDDDRVLGSTRIDRWCYSTSKAAGEHFCFAYHSMGLPVTIVRYFNVYGPRLDRIDVGRIITIFMGQILRKKNLTVIGDGMQTRCFTYVDDAIKATVEAGLNEKANGEIFNIGTDRETTIKELAELMIKLSGVDLDIEYVSQESVYGNSYEDIRRRVPDITKMKTILNVTPKVSLEEGLKKTIDWFFANENNF
- a CDS encoding formyltransferase — protein: MKLVIFAYHNIGYICIKELLKQKANIAAIFTHKDSKDENIWFKSVEKLARQKGIPVFTPSSKEIKSKVFFNKLKRLKPDIIFSFYYRYLLPQSILDIPPYGAFNLHGSYLPEYRGRCPVNWVIINGEKSTGVTLHYMEKKADSGDIVAQKRVPISFKDTALTLFRKMEKTAAELIRKTYPKIIEGKIKRIPQDTKKASYYGGRNPEDGKIEWDNSKESIYNLIRAVTHPYPGAFTYLNGEKLYVWKAQISKRKNRLNDLKAGTIVKVFPKRGMLVKTGNGYLLLKEVQLENVKTLKEARLFKKFKKYEGLELK
- a CDS encoding glycosyltransferase, which produces MKNHKEDKIYLSVVVPVFNEEENLEKLVKELTNVLKDLSINYEIIFINDGSTDSSWEILKKIKSLYPEVRIYNFARNYGQHTAIFAGFELARGEIILTIDADLQNPPEEIPRFIKKIEEGYDSVGGWRKNRHDPIFRKIVSKLGNIVLNKITGIKLNDYGCMLRAYRKDVVRRIIELNEFSSFFIPALAYRYSKNPTEIPVVHRERERGASKYNALTLLKLNFDILTNSSLLPLQLITLLGILISIFGFVSTSIITILAIASKTFKMIHIIVSLLFLFLGIETILIGLIGEYVGRIYYEVRGKPRYVISHTDIFGNGKRLEREK